A genomic window from Camelina sativa cultivar DH55 chromosome 2, Cs, whole genome shotgun sequence includes:
- the LOC104719009 gene encoding uncharacterized protein LOC104719009: protein MRDGAIYIFSDFEVIRSNSRFKLTDSPFSISFTSTTVFDQLDESFGNFPKEFFRFRTHEELVSLANTNTDLPDVMGQVCSTKAYRNGMTQTLERMLVLLSLESGEKVRLSAFDHATSLEKVFSQKDVGPYILLATNINPKLFGGELYLNATSRTKFFTDGDVTTTAQFSERLKGKQKQDTNSIAPFHGVSKIEHVSIDALNQFVATGNPQAEGVLNSDCSAPIPKIVSDIVGKKFTFQLKLTNFNFTPHHQSFMVSRIYQTTELLPGPTFVETQAEGGKMVDLGDKGPITSPTRQHQTSMSSAIDISTEEKTLGSGDLPVESSSSAAMNKKHKKQKWN from the exons ATGCGTGATggggcaatatatattttttcagacTTTGAAGTCATAAGAAGCAACTCCCGTTTCAAGCTTACCGATTCCCCCTTCTCAATAAGTTTCACATCGACCACTGTTTTTGATCAGCTCGACGAGTCTTTCGGTAATTTTCCAAAAGAGTTTTTCAGGTTCCGTACACATGAGGAGTTGGTTTCTCTTGCCAACACCAATACAGATCTTCCAG ATGTCATGGGCCAAGTATGTTCAACCAAGGCATATAGAAATGGAATGACACAAACCTTGGAGAGGATGTTAGTACTCCTATCTCTTGAAAG CGGGGAGAAAGTGCGACTAAGTGCTTTTGATCATGCAACTTCACTGGAGAAGGTTTTTAGCCAAAAAGATGTTGGGCCTTACATATTGTTGGCTACTAATATAAACCCAAAGTTATTTGGAG GTGAACTTTACCTAAATGCCACGTCTAGGACCAAATTTTTTACAGACGGAGACGTCACAACAACTGCACAGTTTTCTGAGAG gctaaagggcaaacaaaaacaagacacaAACTCTATTGCACCATTCCATGGAGTATCCAAGATTGAACATGTATCCATTGATGCTCTTAACCAGTTTGTTGCTACTGGTAATCCGCAG GCTGAAGGTGTACTGAACTCAGACTGTAGTGCTCCAATTCCCAAAATAGTCTCTGACATTGTTGGGAAGAAATTCACATTCCAACTTAAGCTAACTAACTTCAATTTCACTCCTCACCATCAGTCATTTATGGTGTCACGTATTTATCAAACTACTGAGCTGCTCCCTGGTCCGACCTTCGTTGAG ACACAAGCAGAAGGTGGGAAAATGGTGGATTTAGGTGATAAAGGGCCTATAACATCTCCAACTCGGCAACACCAGACAAGCATGTCATCTGCAATAGATATATCAACAGAGGAAAAAACCCTTGGTTCTGGAGATTTACCAGTTGAAAGCTCATCTTCAGCAGcaatgaacaaaaaacataagaaacagaAATGGAATTAG